A region from the Rhodamnia argentea isolate NSW1041297 chromosome 7, ASM2092103v1, whole genome shotgun sequence genome encodes:
- the LOC115732898 gene encoding histone deacetylase 5 isoform X4: protein MEAVETASRSTSRSLRRVGILYDERMCRHHTPDDEPHPENPNRIRAIWNKLQSAGISQRCEVLSAKEAEDKYILSVHGKSHVDLIRNISSQQYNSRRNRIASNLNSIYLNEGSSEAAYLAAGSVIEVAKRVAKGELDSAFAIVRPPGHHAEHDEAMGFCLYNNVAIATNFLLNEKELGINKILIVDWDVHHGNGTQKTFWKDPRVLFFSVHRHEFGNFYPSNDDGDYTMIGEGPGAGYNINVPWENGRCGDADYLAVWDHILIPVAKQFNPDMILISAGFDAAVGDPLGGCRVTPYGYAMLLRKLMDFARGKIVLALEGGYNLTSISNSALACMEVLLDEKTVTGSTEAYPFESTWRVIRAVRQELKAFWSVLADELPTKLISQKAPIPKILISSCDSEAEDVEELLQGVIRPLSTLRVDEDRRESASVSWRSDLSNIDIWYATFGSNMWKPRFLCYIEGGQVDGMQKLCSGSMDKRPPKEILWKIFPHRLFFGRESTRTWGLGGVAFLHPESKNKDIVHMCLYRITLEQFNDVLHQENISSYDMSSPLFDLTSLDCVKEKGSINLEAVKKGWYHNVVYLGMERDIPILTMTCDLSDIENFKSGKVPLHAPSEDYANTLVKGLVEGGQLSEEEAVSYIKEAATKPL from the exons ATGGAAGCTGTGGAGACTGCGAGCCGCAGCACGAGCCGGAGTCTGCGAAGAGTCGGGATACTATACGATGAGAGAATGTGCAGGCATCACACACCTGACGATGAACCTCACCCTGAAAACCCTAATCGCATCAGGGCCATCTGGAACAAGCTCCAAAGTGCCGGCATCAGTCAAAG ATGCGAGGTTTTGAGTGCCAAAGAAGCAGAAGATAAATATATTTTGTCAGTCCATGGCAAAAGTCATGTCGATTTGATTAGGAACATAAGTTCCCAACAGTATAATTCTCGCAGAAATAGAATAGCTTCAAATCTCAATTCGATATACCTGAATGAAGGTTCTTCAGAAGCTGCTTATCTTGCTGCTGGTTCTGTTATAGAG GTTGCTAAAAGAGTTGCCAAAGGAGAATTAGACTCTGCTTTCGCTATTGTAAGGCCTCCTGGACACCATGCTGAACATGATGAAGCAATGGGATTTTGTCTCTACAACAATGTTGCTATTGctacaaattttcttttaaacgaGAAA GAATTGGGCATCAATAAAATCTTGATTGTAGACTGGGATGTTCACCATGGTAATGGTACTCAGAAGACATTCTGGAAAGATCCTCGAGTTCTATTCTTCTCTGTCCATAG GCATGAGTTCGGGAATTTTTATCCATCCAACGACGATGGTGACTATACAATGATTGGAGAAGGTCCCGGTGCAGGGTATAATATAAATGTCCCGTGGGAGAATGGTCGGTGTGGAGATGCAGACTATCTAGCAGTGTGGGACCACATCCTCATCCCCGTTGCTAAGCAATTTAATCCCGATATGATACTAATTTCTGCAGGTTTTGATGCAG CTGTTGGTGATCCTCTGGGAGGTTGTCGTGTCACTCCATATGGATATGCCATGCTGTTAAGGAAG TTAATGGACTTTGCGCGAGGTAAGATAGTATTAGCATTAGAAGGAGGATACAACCTCACCTCAATTTCAAATTCGGCCCTCGCATGCATGGAAGTTTTGCTGGATGAGAAAACCGTCACTGGTTCTACCGAAGCCTATCCTTTTGAGTCCACATGGCGAGTAATACGAGCG GTTCGTCAAGAACTAAAAGCTTTCTGGTCAGTACTTGCTGATGAATTGCCAACCAAATTAATAAGTCAAAAAGCACCCATTCCG AAAATTCTCATTTCAAGCTGTGACTCTGAAGCTGAAGATGTTGAGGAGCTTCTGCAGGGGGTGATTCGACCTCTTTCAACTCTCAGGGTTGACGAAGATCGTCGTG AATCTGCTTCTGTGTCCTGGAGATCGGATCTGTCAAACATTGACATCTGGTATGCCACCTTTGGATCAAATATGTGGAAGCCTAGATTCCTCTGCTATATTGAAGGTGGACAG GTGGATGGCATGCAAAAGCTATGTTCTGGCTCGATGGACAAAAGGCCGCCTAAAGAGATTTTGTGGAAGATCTTCCCTCACCGATTATTCTTCGGCAGGGAATCCACACGTACATGGGGTTTGGGAGGAGTTGCTTTCCTTCATCCCGAAAGCAAGAACAAGGATATCGTGCACATGTGCCTGTATAGGATAAC GTTAGAGCAGTTCAATGATGTCTTGCatcaggaaaatatttccaGTTATGACATGAGTTCTCCTTTGTTTGATCTTACATCTTTGGACTGTGTTAAAGAAAAAGGATCCATCAACTTGGAAGCTGTCAAG AAGGGTTGGTACCATAACGTTGTTTACTTGGGAATGGAGCGAGACATCCCTATACTGACAATGAC GTGCGATTTGTCGGATATTGAGAACTTCAAGTCAGGGAAGGTTCCTTTGCACGCTCCGAGTGAAGACTATGCCAACACTTTGGTAAAAGGCTTGGTAGAAGGAGGGCAGCTCTCGGAAGAGGAAGCCGTATCCTACATCAAGGAAGCTGCTACAAAACCCTTATAG
- the LOC115732898 gene encoding histone deacetylase 5 isoform X3 → MEAVETASRSTSRSLRRVGILYDERMCRHHTPDDEPHPENPNRIRAIWNKLQSAGISQRCEVLSAKEAEDKYILSVHGKSHVDLIRNISSQQYNSRRNRIASNLNSIYLNEGSSEAAYLAAGSVIEVAKRVAKGELDSAFAIVRPPGHHAEHDEAMGFCLYNNVAIATNFLLNEKELGINKILIVDWDVHHGNGTQKTFWKDPRVLFFSVHRHEFGNFYPSNDDGDYTMIGEGPGAGYNINVPWENGRCGDADYLAVWDHILIPVAKQFNPDMILISAGFDAAVGDPLGGCRVTPYGYAMLLRKLMDFARGKIVLALEGGYNLTSISNSALACMEVLLDEKTVTGSTEAYPFESTWRVIRAVRQELKAFWSVLADELPTKLISQKAPIPVKKILISSCDSEAEDVEELLQGVIRPLSTLRVDEDRRESASVSWRSDLSNIDIWYATFGSNMWKPRFLCYIEGGQVDGMQKLCSGSMDKRPPKEILWKIFPHRLFFGRESTRTWGLGGVAFLHPESKNKDIVHMCLYRITLEQFNDVLHQENISSYDMSSPLFDLTSLDCVKEKGSINLEAVKKGWYHNVVYLGMERDIPILTMTCDLSDIENFKSGKVPLHAPSEDYANTLVKGLVEGGQLSEEEAVSYIKEAATKPL, encoded by the exons ATGGAAGCTGTGGAGACTGCGAGCCGCAGCACGAGCCGGAGTCTGCGAAGAGTCGGGATACTATACGATGAGAGAATGTGCAGGCATCACACACCTGACGATGAACCTCACCCTGAAAACCCTAATCGCATCAGGGCCATCTGGAACAAGCTCCAAAGTGCCGGCATCAGTCAAAG ATGCGAGGTTTTGAGTGCCAAAGAAGCAGAAGATAAATATATTTTGTCAGTCCATGGCAAAAGTCATGTCGATTTGATTAGGAACATAAGTTCCCAACAGTATAATTCTCGCAGAAATAGAATAGCTTCAAATCTCAATTCGATATACCTGAATGAAGGTTCTTCAGAAGCTGCTTATCTTGCTGCTGGTTCTGTTATAGAG GTTGCTAAAAGAGTTGCCAAAGGAGAATTAGACTCTGCTTTCGCTATTGTAAGGCCTCCTGGACACCATGCTGAACATGATGAAGCAATGGGATTTTGTCTCTACAACAATGTTGCTATTGctacaaattttcttttaaacgaGAAA GAATTGGGCATCAATAAAATCTTGATTGTAGACTGGGATGTTCACCATGGTAATGGTACTCAGAAGACATTCTGGAAAGATCCTCGAGTTCTATTCTTCTCTGTCCATAG GCATGAGTTCGGGAATTTTTATCCATCCAACGACGATGGTGACTATACAATGATTGGAGAAGGTCCCGGTGCAGGGTATAATATAAATGTCCCGTGGGAGAATGGTCGGTGTGGAGATGCAGACTATCTAGCAGTGTGGGACCACATCCTCATCCCCGTTGCTAAGCAATTTAATCCCGATATGATACTAATTTCTGCAGGTTTTGATGCAG CTGTTGGTGATCCTCTGGGAGGTTGTCGTGTCACTCCATATGGATATGCCATGCTGTTAAGGAAG TTAATGGACTTTGCGCGAGGTAAGATAGTATTAGCATTAGAAGGAGGATACAACCTCACCTCAATTTCAAATTCGGCCCTCGCATGCATGGAAGTTTTGCTGGATGAGAAAACCGTCACTGGTTCTACCGAAGCCTATCCTTTTGAGTCCACATGGCGAGTAATACGAGCG GTTCGTCAAGAACTAAAAGCTTTCTGGTCAGTACTTGCTGATGAATTGCCAACCAAATTAATAAGTCAAAAAGCACCCATTCCGGTAAAG AAAATTCTCATTTCAAGCTGTGACTCTGAAGCTGAAGATGTTGAGGAGCTTCTGCAGGGGGTGATTCGACCTCTTTCAACTCTCAGGGTTGACGAAGATCGTCGTG AATCTGCTTCTGTGTCCTGGAGATCGGATCTGTCAAACATTGACATCTGGTATGCCACCTTTGGATCAAATATGTGGAAGCCTAGATTCCTCTGCTATATTGAAGGTGGACAG GTGGATGGCATGCAAAAGCTATGTTCTGGCTCGATGGACAAAAGGCCGCCTAAAGAGATTTTGTGGAAGATCTTCCCTCACCGATTATTCTTCGGCAGGGAATCCACACGTACATGGGGTTTGGGAGGAGTTGCTTTCCTTCATCCCGAAAGCAAGAACAAGGATATCGTGCACATGTGCCTGTATAGGATAAC GTTAGAGCAGTTCAATGATGTCTTGCatcaggaaaatatttccaGTTATGACATGAGTTCTCCTTTGTTTGATCTTACATCTTTGGACTGTGTTAAAGAAAAAGGATCCATCAACTTGGAAGCTGTCAAG AAGGGTTGGTACCATAACGTTGTTTACTTGGGAATGGAGCGAGACATCCCTATACTGACAATGAC GTGCGATTTGTCGGATATTGAGAACTTCAAGTCAGGGAAGGTTCCTTTGCACGCTCCGAGTGAAGACTATGCCAACACTTTGGTAAAAGGCTTGGTAGAAGGAGGGCAGCTCTCGGAAGAGGAAGCCGTATCCTACATCAAGGAAGCTGCTACAAAACCCTTATAG
- the LOC115732898 gene encoding histone deacetylase 5 isoform X2: MEAVETASRSTSRSLRRVGILYDERMCRHHTPDDEPHPENPNRIRAIWNKLQSAGISQRCEVLSAKEAEDKYILSVHGKSHVDLIRNISSQQYNSRRNRIASNLNSIYLNEGSSEAAYLAAGSVIEVAKRVAKGELDSAFAIVRPPGHHAEHDEAMGFCLYNNVAIATNFLLNEKELGINKILIVDWDVHHGNGTQKTFWKDPRVLFFSVHRHEFGNFYPSNDDGDYTMIGEGPGAGYNINVPWENGRCGDADYLAVWDHILIPVAKQFNPDMILISAGFDAAVGDPLGGCRVTPYGYAMLLRKLMDFARGKIVLALEGGYNLTSISNSALACMEVLLDEKTVTGSTEAYPFESTWRVIRAVRQELKAFWSVLADELPTKLISQKAPIPKILISSCDSEAEDVEELLQGVIRPLSTLRVDEDRRVLAESASVSWRSDLSNIDIWYATFGSNMWKPRFLCYIEGGQVDGMQKLCSGSMDKRPPKEILWKIFPHRLFFGRESTRTWGLGGVAFLHPESKNKDIVHMCLYRITLEQFNDVLHQENISSYDMSSPLFDLTSLDCVKEKGSINLEAVKKGWYHNVVYLGMERDIPILTMTCDLSDIENFKSGKVPLHAPSEDYANTLVKGLVEGGQLSEEEAVSYIKEAATKPL, encoded by the exons ATGGAAGCTGTGGAGACTGCGAGCCGCAGCACGAGCCGGAGTCTGCGAAGAGTCGGGATACTATACGATGAGAGAATGTGCAGGCATCACACACCTGACGATGAACCTCACCCTGAAAACCCTAATCGCATCAGGGCCATCTGGAACAAGCTCCAAAGTGCCGGCATCAGTCAAAG ATGCGAGGTTTTGAGTGCCAAAGAAGCAGAAGATAAATATATTTTGTCAGTCCATGGCAAAAGTCATGTCGATTTGATTAGGAACATAAGTTCCCAACAGTATAATTCTCGCAGAAATAGAATAGCTTCAAATCTCAATTCGATATACCTGAATGAAGGTTCTTCAGAAGCTGCTTATCTTGCTGCTGGTTCTGTTATAGAG GTTGCTAAAAGAGTTGCCAAAGGAGAATTAGACTCTGCTTTCGCTATTGTAAGGCCTCCTGGACACCATGCTGAACATGATGAAGCAATGGGATTTTGTCTCTACAACAATGTTGCTATTGctacaaattttcttttaaacgaGAAA GAATTGGGCATCAATAAAATCTTGATTGTAGACTGGGATGTTCACCATGGTAATGGTACTCAGAAGACATTCTGGAAAGATCCTCGAGTTCTATTCTTCTCTGTCCATAG GCATGAGTTCGGGAATTTTTATCCATCCAACGACGATGGTGACTATACAATGATTGGAGAAGGTCCCGGTGCAGGGTATAATATAAATGTCCCGTGGGAGAATGGTCGGTGTGGAGATGCAGACTATCTAGCAGTGTGGGACCACATCCTCATCCCCGTTGCTAAGCAATTTAATCCCGATATGATACTAATTTCTGCAGGTTTTGATGCAG CTGTTGGTGATCCTCTGGGAGGTTGTCGTGTCACTCCATATGGATATGCCATGCTGTTAAGGAAG TTAATGGACTTTGCGCGAGGTAAGATAGTATTAGCATTAGAAGGAGGATACAACCTCACCTCAATTTCAAATTCGGCCCTCGCATGCATGGAAGTTTTGCTGGATGAGAAAACCGTCACTGGTTCTACCGAAGCCTATCCTTTTGAGTCCACATGGCGAGTAATACGAGCG GTTCGTCAAGAACTAAAAGCTTTCTGGTCAGTACTTGCTGATGAATTGCCAACCAAATTAATAAGTCAAAAAGCACCCATTCCG AAAATTCTCATTTCAAGCTGTGACTCTGAAGCTGAAGATGTTGAGGAGCTTCTGCAGGGGGTGATTCGACCTCTTTCAACTCTCAGGGTTGACGAAGATCGTCGTG TTCTTGCAGAATCTGCTTCTGTGTCCTGGAGATCGGATCTGTCAAACATTGACATCTGGTATGCCACCTTTGGATCAAATATGTGGAAGCCTAGATTCCTCTGCTATATTGAAGGTGGACAG GTGGATGGCATGCAAAAGCTATGTTCTGGCTCGATGGACAAAAGGCCGCCTAAAGAGATTTTGTGGAAGATCTTCCCTCACCGATTATTCTTCGGCAGGGAATCCACACGTACATGGGGTTTGGGAGGAGTTGCTTTCCTTCATCCCGAAAGCAAGAACAAGGATATCGTGCACATGTGCCTGTATAGGATAAC GTTAGAGCAGTTCAATGATGTCTTGCatcaggaaaatatttccaGTTATGACATGAGTTCTCCTTTGTTTGATCTTACATCTTTGGACTGTGTTAAAGAAAAAGGATCCATCAACTTGGAAGCTGTCAAG AAGGGTTGGTACCATAACGTTGTTTACTTGGGAATGGAGCGAGACATCCCTATACTGACAATGAC GTGCGATTTGTCGGATATTGAGAACTTCAAGTCAGGGAAGGTTCCTTTGCACGCTCCGAGTGAAGACTATGCCAACACTTTGGTAAAAGGCTTGGTAGAAGGAGGGCAGCTCTCGGAAGAGGAAGCCGTATCCTACATCAAGGAAGCTGCTACAAAACCCTTATAG
- the LOC115734597 gene encoding protein CANDIDATE G-PROTEIN COUPLED RECEPTOR 2-like, whose protein sequence is MPSILDQSSNSSSPSPPPLPVPIVVPTAQDQNTTSPDFSPICPGFFYDAVLVVPAVLFVLFLAFHAKKNLKKLCNGRSHVMVSYYALLWVVSLLNLAWCSLQAWQCSPGSETGWNILSLFTKSGLLCMEISLVAFLLQGNYANGLEALSRTFLVTGIIVGVDILLKVVYVFGFRVPLFFDVGSAHRVKWALWSIHEIVITAVYSFVLFIRFSKWAEELPPRPAFYRYIVVMFVINSIALLACMLAGIGAGFGTWLFSLIVICYHALYLPFLYVIFLADFFKEEDFLLDNAYYSEMKDAGFFDADWD, encoded by the exons ATGCCATCGATTCTGGACCAGAGCAGCAATTCTTCGTCGCCGTCGCCCCCGCCTTTGCCAGTCCCCATCGTCGTCCCCACAGCTCAAGATCAGAACACTACTTCCCCCGACTTCAGCCCTATCTGCCCCGGCTTCTTCTATGATGCCGTCCTGGTTGTCCCCGCCGTCCTGTTCGTGCTCTTTTTGGCGTTCCATGCAAAGAAGAACTTGAAGAAGCTGTGCAATGGGCGGTCTCATGTTATGGTATCCTATTACGCCCTCCTCTGGGTCGTCTCCCTGCTCAACCTCGCTTGGTGCTCGCTTCAG GCTTGGCAATGCTCTCCTGGAAGCGAGACTGGCTGGAACATCTTATCGCTGTTTACCAAATCGGGGCTGCTGTGTATGGAGATCAGCTTGGTAGCTTTTCTGCTACAAGGAAATTATGCTAACGGATTGGAAGCTTTGTCACGGACTTTCCTGGTCACGGGGATCATTGTTGGTGTCGATATTCTTCTGAAG GTTGTTTATGTATTTGGCTTCCGGGTGCCGCTGTTCTTCGATGTTGGAAGTGCGCATAGAGTTAAATGGGCATTGTGGAGCATCCATGAAATAGTTATCACTGCAGTTTATTCCTTTGTGTTGTTCATAAGATTCTCAAAATGGGCCGAGGAGTTGCCTC CCAGACCAGCATTCTACAGATACATCGTTGTGATGTTTGTCATCAATTCAATTGCTTTACTAGCTTGTATGCTTGCTGGAATTGGAGCTGGCTTTGGCACTTG GTTGTTCAGTTTGATAGTGATCTGCTATCATGCGCTCTATCTCCCCTTTCTCTATGTGATTTTTCTTGCCGACTTTTTCAAG GAGGAAGATTTCCTTCTGGACAACGCATACTACTCGGAAATGAAGGATGCAGGGTTCTTTGATGCTGATTGGGATTAA
- the LOC115732898 gene encoding histone deacetylase 5 isoform X1, with the protein MEAVETASRSTSRSLRRVGILYDERMCRHHTPDDEPHPENPNRIRAIWNKLQSAGISQRCEVLSAKEAEDKYILSVHGKSHVDLIRNISSQQYNSRRNRIASNLNSIYLNEGSSEAAYLAAGSVIEVAKRVAKGELDSAFAIVRPPGHHAEHDEAMGFCLYNNVAIATNFLLNEKELGINKILIVDWDVHHGNGTQKTFWKDPRVLFFSVHRHEFGNFYPSNDDGDYTMIGEGPGAGYNINVPWENGRCGDADYLAVWDHILIPVAKQFNPDMILISAGFDAAVGDPLGGCRVTPYGYAMLLRKLMDFARGKIVLALEGGYNLTSISNSALACMEVLLDEKTVTGSTEAYPFESTWRVIRAVRQELKAFWSVLADELPTKLISQKAPIPVKKILISSCDSEAEDVEELLQGVIRPLSTLRVDEDRRVLAESASVSWRSDLSNIDIWYATFGSNMWKPRFLCYIEGGQVDGMQKLCSGSMDKRPPKEILWKIFPHRLFFGRESTRTWGLGGVAFLHPESKNKDIVHMCLYRITLEQFNDVLHQENISSYDMSSPLFDLTSLDCVKEKGSINLEAVKKGWYHNVVYLGMERDIPILTMTCDLSDIENFKSGKVPLHAPSEDYANTLVKGLVEGGQLSEEEAVSYIKEAATKPL; encoded by the exons ATGGAAGCTGTGGAGACTGCGAGCCGCAGCACGAGCCGGAGTCTGCGAAGAGTCGGGATACTATACGATGAGAGAATGTGCAGGCATCACACACCTGACGATGAACCTCACCCTGAAAACCCTAATCGCATCAGGGCCATCTGGAACAAGCTCCAAAGTGCCGGCATCAGTCAAAG ATGCGAGGTTTTGAGTGCCAAAGAAGCAGAAGATAAATATATTTTGTCAGTCCATGGCAAAAGTCATGTCGATTTGATTAGGAACATAAGTTCCCAACAGTATAATTCTCGCAGAAATAGAATAGCTTCAAATCTCAATTCGATATACCTGAATGAAGGTTCTTCAGAAGCTGCTTATCTTGCTGCTGGTTCTGTTATAGAG GTTGCTAAAAGAGTTGCCAAAGGAGAATTAGACTCTGCTTTCGCTATTGTAAGGCCTCCTGGACACCATGCTGAACATGATGAAGCAATGGGATTTTGTCTCTACAACAATGTTGCTATTGctacaaattttcttttaaacgaGAAA GAATTGGGCATCAATAAAATCTTGATTGTAGACTGGGATGTTCACCATGGTAATGGTACTCAGAAGACATTCTGGAAAGATCCTCGAGTTCTATTCTTCTCTGTCCATAG GCATGAGTTCGGGAATTTTTATCCATCCAACGACGATGGTGACTATACAATGATTGGAGAAGGTCCCGGTGCAGGGTATAATATAAATGTCCCGTGGGAGAATGGTCGGTGTGGAGATGCAGACTATCTAGCAGTGTGGGACCACATCCTCATCCCCGTTGCTAAGCAATTTAATCCCGATATGATACTAATTTCTGCAGGTTTTGATGCAG CTGTTGGTGATCCTCTGGGAGGTTGTCGTGTCACTCCATATGGATATGCCATGCTGTTAAGGAAG TTAATGGACTTTGCGCGAGGTAAGATAGTATTAGCATTAGAAGGAGGATACAACCTCACCTCAATTTCAAATTCGGCCCTCGCATGCATGGAAGTTTTGCTGGATGAGAAAACCGTCACTGGTTCTACCGAAGCCTATCCTTTTGAGTCCACATGGCGAGTAATACGAGCG GTTCGTCAAGAACTAAAAGCTTTCTGGTCAGTACTTGCTGATGAATTGCCAACCAAATTAATAAGTCAAAAAGCACCCATTCCGGTAAAG AAAATTCTCATTTCAAGCTGTGACTCTGAAGCTGAAGATGTTGAGGAGCTTCTGCAGGGGGTGATTCGACCTCTTTCAACTCTCAGGGTTGACGAAGATCGTCGTG TTCTTGCAGAATCTGCTTCTGTGTCCTGGAGATCGGATCTGTCAAACATTGACATCTGGTATGCCACCTTTGGATCAAATATGTGGAAGCCTAGATTCCTCTGCTATATTGAAGGTGGACAG GTGGATGGCATGCAAAAGCTATGTTCTGGCTCGATGGACAAAAGGCCGCCTAAAGAGATTTTGTGGAAGATCTTCCCTCACCGATTATTCTTCGGCAGGGAATCCACACGTACATGGGGTTTGGGAGGAGTTGCTTTCCTTCATCCCGAAAGCAAGAACAAGGATATCGTGCACATGTGCCTGTATAGGATAAC GTTAGAGCAGTTCAATGATGTCTTGCatcaggaaaatatttccaGTTATGACATGAGTTCTCCTTTGTTTGATCTTACATCTTTGGACTGTGTTAAAGAAAAAGGATCCATCAACTTGGAAGCTGTCAAG AAGGGTTGGTACCATAACGTTGTTTACTTGGGAATGGAGCGAGACATCCCTATACTGACAATGAC GTGCGATTTGTCGGATATTGAGAACTTCAAGTCAGGGAAGGTTCCTTTGCACGCTCCGAGTGAAGACTATGCCAACACTTTGGTAAAAGGCTTGGTAGAAGGAGGGCAGCTCTCGGAAGAGGAAGCCGTATCCTACATCAAGGAAGCTGCTACAAAACCCTTATAG